A genomic window from Sulfurospirillum diekertiae includes:
- the lepB gene encoding signal peptidase I, protein MKNLLNRFYHFSNSWTGTLIIVLFVIFFVAQAFVIPSGSMIKTLLIGDHLFVKKFVYGIPTPHLPWLEIPVLPDFKGNGHLIEGNRPERGDIVVFRYPKDIKVHYVKRCVATEGDEILFQEKNLYIHFSEGDEYIKANYPAEKIKTIAGKLWVNNPYIEKFHGIHYDDSVDLFQQMVLHLGANQLFMKPAQVQELPSISGYGFNAFYAKVEKDNYFMMGDNRDHSNDSRFWGSVPYSLIVGKPWFIYFSWDDDYKIRWNRIGRFVESMQYDENFF, encoded by the coding sequence ATGAAAAATTTACTCAACCGTTTTTACCACTTTTCCAATAGCTGGACAGGTACACTTATTATTGTTTTATTTGTTATCTTTTTTGTCGCACAAGCCTTTGTTATTCCTAGTGGTTCGATGATTAAAACCCTTTTGATTGGTGATCATCTTTTTGTGAAAAAATTTGTTTATGGTATTCCAACACCGCATCTTCCTTGGCTTGAAATTCCTGTTTTGCCTGATTTTAAAGGCAATGGACATCTCATTGAAGGAAATAGACCTGAGCGTGGGGATATTGTCGTTTTTCGCTATCCCAAAGATATCAAAGTTCATTATGTTAAACGTTGTGTCGCAACAGAAGGGGATGAAATTCTTTTCCAAGAGAAAAATCTCTACATTCACTTCAGCGAGGGAGATGAATATATTAAAGCCAACTATCCTGCTGAAAAAATCAAAACGATTGCCGGTAAACTTTGGGTCAATAACCCTTATATTGAAAAATTTCATGGCATTCACTATGATGACTCCGTTGATCTCTTTCAACAAATGGTACTGCACTTAGGGGCAAATCAACTTTTCATGAAACCTGCTCAAGTACAGGAACTTCCAAGTATTTCTGGCTATGGATTTAACGCTTTTTATGCCAAAGTAGAAAAAGATAACTATTTTATGATGGGCGATAACCGCGACCACTCTAACGATAGCCGTTTTTGGGGAAGTGTCCCTTATAGCCTCATTGTCGGAAAGCCTTGGTTTATCTATTTTTCATGGGATGATGACTATAAAATCAGATGGAACCGCATTGGTCGCTTTGTCGAATCCATGCAATACGATGAGAACTTTTTCTAA
- the folD gene encoding bifunctional methylenetetrahydrofolate dehydrogenase/methenyltetrahydrofolate cyclohydrolase FolD, whose protein sequence is MQILDGKALSDQIKIELKTQSDALNLKGITPGLAVILVGDDAASQTYVKMKEKACDAAGVYSIIHKMPTTISQEKILETITMINNNPNIDGVLVQLPLPKHIDTTKIIEAIDPKKDVDGFHPFNVGRLVAGLDSFVPCTPLGVMRLLAHYNIDPKGLDACVVGASNIVGKPMMNLLLNAGATVDICHIFTKDLKAHTQKADLVIVGVGKRNLITADMIKEGAMVIDIGINKTEEGRLVGDVDFANVAPKCSYITPVPGGVGPMTIAMLLENTIKAAEQRL, encoded by the coding sequence ATGCAGATCCTCGATGGGAAAGCACTGTCAGATCAAATCAAAATAGAGCTCAAAACACAGAGCGATGCCCTTAATCTTAAAGGCATTACTCCCGGTCTTGCCGTCATTTTAGTCGGTGATGATGCGGCGAGCCAAACCTATGTCAAAATGAAAGAAAAAGCGTGTGATGCAGCGGGTGTTTATTCGATTATTCATAAAATGCCAACTACTATTTCACAAGAAAAAATTTTAGAAACCATTACGATGATTAACAACAACCCAAATATTGATGGAGTCCTTGTTCAACTTCCTCTCCCAAAACACATTGATACCACAAAAATTATTGAGGCGATTGATCCTAAAAAAGATGTCGATGGCTTTCATCCCTTCAATGTGGGTCGTTTAGTCGCAGGACTCGACAGCTTTGTACCTTGCACACCACTGGGTGTTATGCGTCTTTTAGCACACTACAATATCGATCCGAAAGGACTTGATGCGTGTGTTGTGGGTGCTAGTAATATTGTTGGAAAACCGATGATGAATCTGCTTTTAAATGCAGGCGCAACGGTTGATATTTGCCATATTTTCACCAAAGATCTTAAAGCACATACCCAAAAAGCTGACCTAGTCATTGTAGGCGTAGGTAAACGAAATCTCATTACTGCCGACATGATTAAAGAGGGTGCCATGGTGATTGATATTGGTATCAACAAAACTGAAGAAGGACGCCTTGTGGGTGATGTTGACTTTGCCAATGTTGCTCCAAAATGCAGTTACATTACTCCCGTTCCAGGAGGAGTTGGCCCCATGACGATTGCCATGTTACTCGAAAATACCATTAAAGCTGCCGAACAGCGTTTATAA